One genomic window of Osmia bicornis bicornis chromosome 3, iOsmBic2.1, whole genome shotgun sequence includes the following:
- the LOC114874284 gene encoding glycoprotein 3-alpha-L-fucosyltransferase A isoform X1, whose amino-acid sequence MGLPRLSLKGYFFYVLCSSGLLLVLLNLLQDEIWHRMRPHPGQTPSVRIADSTKMKQNWPTKSRKTTMHILQTQGKAKKKLLAEVFNLTGTTILSRNSIESMDPSKRPWYMKGGTRRPYPVVKSRRTGRRLARLWPDEDAYDDRVTNQLMYVPTDYNKTTAEHQLKKIMVPHGMPEAKAGPDIFLQHRCPVNTCTIVRDNPDEADLILFKDYITHVGRRSPSQQVWMLYFLECPYHTQSVKNAYINWTATYRRDSDIVAPYERWQYYDPSITQIPQTFNYAANKTKKVAWFVSNCHPRNQRMHYAKELSKYIQVDIYGTCGTLRCPRSQSQACFEMLDEDYKFYLAFENSNCKDYITEKFFVNGLGHNVLPIVMGAHPTDYARSAPYRSYIHVDEFESPKELAEYLHRLDRDDELYNSYFRWKGTGEFINTYFWCRVCAMLHDERPPKFYKDVNEWWRGDGICTTTSWREHDQTRAGNLKTT is encoded by the exons ATGGGTCTGCCGCGTCTCTCCTTGAAGGGATACTttttctatgtgttatgttcTTCTGGCTTGCTGTTGGTTCTCCTGAATCTGTTACAGGACGAGATATGGCATCGTATGCGACCGCATCCCGGACAAACTCCATCCGTTCGAATTGCCGACAGTACCAag ATGAAACAAAATTGGCCAACAAAGTCGAGGAAAACAACAATGCATATTCTGCAGACTCAGGGAAAAGCGAAGAAAAAGCTTCTAGCGGAG GTTTTCAACTTAACTGGCACGACGATTCTATCGCGCAACAGTATAGAATCTATGGATCCATCGAAAAGACCTTGGTACATGAAAGGCGGGACCAGAAGACCATATCCCGTCGTGAAATCCCGTCGCACGGGTCGAAGGTTGGCGCGATTGTGGCCGGATGAAGATGCTTATGACGATCGCGTCACGAATCAA TTAATGTACGTACCTACCGATTATAACAAAACGACCGCGGAACATCAactaaagaaaataatggttCCGCATGGAATGCCGGAGGCAAAAGCTGGACCCGACATATTTCTCCAACATCGTTGCCCAGTAAACACTTGCACGATCGTTAGGGACAATCCAGACGAAGCtgatttaattctttttaaagaTTACATAACTCACGTGGGAAGAAGATCGCCGAGTCAA CAGGTGTGGATGCTGTATTTTTTAGAGTGCCCTTATCACACACAGAGCGTGAAGAATGCGTACATTAATTGGACAGCAACTTATCGTCGCGACAGCGATATAGTTGCACCCTACGAAAGATGGCAGTATTACGATCCCAGTATCACACAAATACCACAAACATTCAATTATGCAGCAAATAAAACTAAAAAG GTGGCATGGTTCGTTTCTAATTGTCATCCACGAAATCAACGTATGCATTACGCTAAAGAACTGTCGAAATACATACAGGTGGATATTTATGGAACTTGTGGTACTTTGCGATGTCCACGTTCGCAATCTCAAGCGTGTTTCGAAATGCTCGACGAGGACTACAAATTTTATCTTGCCTTTGAGAACTCGAATTGCAAGGATTACATCACGGAAAAATTCTTCGTCAATGGTCTTGG gCACAACGTTTTGCCGATCGTGATGGGTGCGCACCCAACGGATTACGCCCGTAGCGCGCCGTATCGTTCGTACATTCACGTGGACGAGTTCGAATCTCCGAAAGAATTAGCCGAATACCTTCATCGTCTGGATCGCGACGACGAGCTGTACAATTCGTATTTCCGTTGGAAGGGTACCGGCGAATTTATTAATACGTATTTTTGGTGCCGAGTTTGTGCCATGCTGCACGACGAACGACCACCGAAATTTTACAAGGATGTCAACGAATGGTGGCGAGGCGATGGCATATGCACGACGACTTCCTGGCGCGAACACGATCAGACTCGTGCAGGAAATCTGAAAACCACCTGA
- the LOC114874284 gene encoding glycoprotein 3-alpha-L-fucosyltransferase A isoform X4, translating into MGLPRLSLKGYFFYVLCSSGLLLVLLNLLQDEIWHRMRPHPGQTPSVRIADSTKVFNLTGTTILSRNSIESMDPSKRPWYMKGGTRRPYPVVKSRRTGRRLARLWPDEDAYDDRVTNQLMYVPTDYNKTTAEHQLKKIMVPHGMPEAKAGPDIFLQHRCPVNTCTIVRDNPDEADLILFKDYITHVGRRSPSQVWMLYFLECPYHTQSVKNAYINWTATYRRDSDIVAPYERWQYYDPSITQIPQTFNYAANKTKKVAWFVSNCHPRNQRMHYAKELSKYIQVDIYGTCGTLRCPRSQSQACFEMLDEDYKFYLAFENSNCKDYITEKFFVNGLGHNVLPIVMGAHPTDYARSAPYRSYIHVDEFESPKELAEYLHRLDRDDELYNSYFRWKGTGEFINTYFWCRVCAMLHDERPPKFYKDVNEWWRGDGICTTTSWREHDQTRAGNLKTT; encoded by the exons ATGGGTCTGCCGCGTCTCTCCTTGAAGGGATACTttttctatgtgttatgttcTTCTGGCTTGCTGTTGGTTCTCCTGAATCTGTTACAGGACGAGATATGGCATCGTATGCGACCGCATCCCGGACAAACTCCATCCGTTCGAATTGCCGACAGTACCAag GTTTTCAACTTAACTGGCACGACGATTCTATCGCGCAACAGTATAGAATCTATGGATCCATCGAAAAGACCTTGGTACATGAAAGGCGGGACCAGAAGACCATATCCCGTCGTGAAATCCCGTCGCACGGGTCGAAGGTTGGCGCGATTGTGGCCGGATGAAGATGCTTATGACGATCGCGTCACGAATCAA TTAATGTACGTACCTACCGATTATAACAAAACGACCGCGGAACATCAactaaagaaaataatggttCCGCATGGAATGCCGGAGGCAAAAGCTGGACCCGACATATTTCTCCAACATCGTTGCCCAGTAAACACTTGCACGATCGTTAGGGACAATCCAGACGAAGCtgatttaattctttttaaagaTTACATAACTCACGTGGGAAGAAGATCGCCGAGTCAA GTGTGGATGCTGTATTTTTTAGAGTGCCCTTATCACACACAGAGCGTGAAGAATGCGTACATTAATTGGACAGCAACTTATCGTCGCGACAGCGATATAGTTGCACCCTACGAAAGATGGCAGTATTACGATCCCAGTATCACACAAATACCACAAACATTCAATTATGCAGCAAATAAAACTAAAAAG GTGGCATGGTTCGTTTCTAATTGTCATCCACGAAATCAACGTATGCATTACGCTAAAGAACTGTCGAAATACATACAGGTGGATATTTATGGAACTTGTGGTACTTTGCGATGTCCACGTTCGCAATCTCAAGCGTGTTTCGAAATGCTCGACGAGGACTACAAATTTTATCTTGCCTTTGAGAACTCGAATTGCAAGGATTACATCACGGAAAAATTCTTCGTCAATGGTCTTGG gCACAACGTTTTGCCGATCGTGATGGGTGCGCACCCAACGGATTACGCCCGTAGCGCGCCGTATCGTTCGTACATTCACGTGGACGAGTTCGAATCTCCGAAAGAATTAGCCGAATACCTTCATCGTCTGGATCGCGACGACGAGCTGTACAATTCGTATTTCCGTTGGAAGGGTACCGGCGAATTTATTAATACGTATTTTTGGTGCCGAGTTTGTGCCATGCTGCACGACGAACGACCACCGAAATTTTACAAGGATGTCAACGAATGGTGGCGAGGCGATGGCATATGCACGACGACTTCCTGGCGCGAACACGATCAGACTCGTGCAGGAAATCTGAAAACCACCTGA
- the LOC114874284 gene encoding glycoprotein 3-alpha-L-fucosyltransferase A isoform X2: protein MGLPRLSLKGYFFYVLCSSGLLLVLLNLLQDEIWHRMRPHPGQTPSVRIADSTKMKQNWPTKSRKTTMHILQTQGKAKKKLLAEVFNLTGTTILSRNSIESMDPSKRPWYMKGGTRRPYPVVKSRRTGRRLARLWPDEDAYDDRVTNQLMYVPTDYNKTTAEHQLKKIMVPHGMPEAKAGPDIFLQHRCPVNTCTIVRDNPDEADLILFKDYITHVGRRSPSQVWMLYFLECPYHTQSVKNAYINWTATYRRDSDIVAPYERWQYYDPSITQIPQTFNYAANKTKKVAWFVSNCHPRNQRMHYAKELSKYIQVDIYGTCGTLRCPRSQSQACFEMLDEDYKFYLAFENSNCKDYITEKFFVNGLGHNVLPIVMGAHPTDYARSAPYRSYIHVDEFESPKELAEYLHRLDRDDELYNSYFRWKGTGEFINTYFWCRVCAMLHDERPPKFYKDVNEWWRGDGICTTTSWREHDQTRAGNLKTT, encoded by the exons ATGGGTCTGCCGCGTCTCTCCTTGAAGGGATACTttttctatgtgttatgttcTTCTGGCTTGCTGTTGGTTCTCCTGAATCTGTTACAGGACGAGATATGGCATCGTATGCGACCGCATCCCGGACAAACTCCATCCGTTCGAATTGCCGACAGTACCAag ATGAAACAAAATTGGCCAACAAAGTCGAGGAAAACAACAATGCATATTCTGCAGACTCAGGGAAAAGCGAAGAAAAAGCTTCTAGCGGAG GTTTTCAACTTAACTGGCACGACGATTCTATCGCGCAACAGTATAGAATCTATGGATCCATCGAAAAGACCTTGGTACATGAAAGGCGGGACCAGAAGACCATATCCCGTCGTGAAATCCCGTCGCACGGGTCGAAGGTTGGCGCGATTGTGGCCGGATGAAGATGCTTATGACGATCGCGTCACGAATCAA TTAATGTACGTACCTACCGATTATAACAAAACGACCGCGGAACATCAactaaagaaaataatggttCCGCATGGAATGCCGGAGGCAAAAGCTGGACCCGACATATTTCTCCAACATCGTTGCCCAGTAAACACTTGCACGATCGTTAGGGACAATCCAGACGAAGCtgatttaattctttttaaagaTTACATAACTCACGTGGGAAGAAGATCGCCGAGTCAA GTGTGGATGCTGTATTTTTTAGAGTGCCCTTATCACACACAGAGCGTGAAGAATGCGTACATTAATTGGACAGCAACTTATCGTCGCGACAGCGATATAGTTGCACCCTACGAAAGATGGCAGTATTACGATCCCAGTATCACACAAATACCACAAACATTCAATTATGCAGCAAATAAAACTAAAAAG GTGGCATGGTTCGTTTCTAATTGTCATCCACGAAATCAACGTATGCATTACGCTAAAGAACTGTCGAAATACATACAGGTGGATATTTATGGAACTTGTGGTACTTTGCGATGTCCACGTTCGCAATCTCAAGCGTGTTTCGAAATGCTCGACGAGGACTACAAATTTTATCTTGCCTTTGAGAACTCGAATTGCAAGGATTACATCACGGAAAAATTCTTCGTCAATGGTCTTGG gCACAACGTTTTGCCGATCGTGATGGGTGCGCACCCAACGGATTACGCCCGTAGCGCGCCGTATCGTTCGTACATTCACGTGGACGAGTTCGAATCTCCGAAAGAATTAGCCGAATACCTTCATCGTCTGGATCGCGACGACGAGCTGTACAATTCGTATTTCCGTTGGAAGGGTACCGGCGAATTTATTAATACGTATTTTTGGTGCCGAGTTTGTGCCATGCTGCACGACGAACGACCACCGAAATTTTACAAGGATGTCAACGAATGGTGGCGAGGCGATGGCATATGCACGACGACTTCCTGGCGCGAACACGATCAGACTCGTGCAGGAAATCTGAAAACCACCTGA
- the LOC114874284 gene encoding glycoprotein 3-alpha-L-fucosyltransferase A isoform X3 has product MGLPRLSLKGYFFYVLCSSGLLLVLLNLLQDEIWHRMRPHPGQTPSVRIADSTKVFNLTGTTILSRNSIESMDPSKRPWYMKGGTRRPYPVVKSRRTGRRLARLWPDEDAYDDRVTNQLMYVPTDYNKTTAEHQLKKIMVPHGMPEAKAGPDIFLQHRCPVNTCTIVRDNPDEADLILFKDYITHVGRRSPSQQVWMLYFLECPYHTQSVKNAYINWTATYRRDSDIVAPYERWQYYDPSITQIPQTFNYAANKTKKVAWFVSNCHPRNQRMHYAKELSKYIQVDIYGTCGTLRCPRSQSQACFEMLDEDYKFYLAFENSNCKDYITEKFFVNGLGHNVLPIVMGAHPTDYARSAPYRSYIHVDEFESPKELAEYLHRLDRDDELYNSYFRWKGTGEFINTYFWCRVCAMLHDERPPKFYKDVNEWWRGDGICTTTSWREHDQTRAGNLKTT; this is encoded by the exons ATGGGTCTGCCGCGTCTCTCCTTGAAGGGATACTttttctatgtgttatgttcTTCTGGCTTGCTGTTGGTTCTCCTGAATCTGTTACAGGACGAGATATGGCATCGTATGCGACCGCATCCCGGACAAACTCCATCCGTTCGAATTGCCGACAGTACCAag GTTTTCAACTTAACTGGCACGACGATTCTATCGCGCAACAGTATAGAATCTATGGATCCATCGAAAAGACCTTGGTACATGAAAGGCGGGACCAGAAGACCATATCCCGTCGTGAAATCCCGTCGCACGGGTCGAAGGTTGGCGCGATTGTGGCCGGATGAAGATGCTTATGACGATCGCGTCACGAATCAA TTAATGTACGTACCTACCGATTATAACAAAACGACCGCGGAACATCAactaaagaaaataatggttCCGCATGGAATGCCGGAGGCAAAAGCTGGACCCGACATATTTCTCCAACATCGTTGCCCAGTAAACACTTGCACGATCGTTAGGGACAATCCAGACGAAGCtgatttaattctttttaaagaTTACATAACTCACGTGGGAAGAAGATCGCCGAGTCAA CAGGTGTGGATGCTGTATTTTTTAGAGTGCCCTTATCACACACAGAGCGTGAAGAATGCGTACATTAATTGGACAGCAACTTATCGTCGCGACAGCGATATAGTTGCACCCTACGAAAGATGGCAGTATTACGATCCCAGTATCACACAAATACCACAAACATTCAATTATGCAGCAAATAAAACTAAAAAG GTGGCATGGTTCGTTTCTAATTGTCATCCACGAAATCAACGTATGCATTACGCTAAAGAACTGTCGAAATACATACAGGTGGATATTTATGGAACTTGTGGTACTTTGCGATGTCCACGTTCGCAATCTCAAGCGTGTTTCGAAATGCTCGACGAGGACTACAAATTTTATCTTGCCTTTGAGAACTCGAATTGCAAGGATTACATCACGGAAAAATTCTTCGTCAATGGTCTTGG gCACAACGTTTTGCCGATCGTGATGGGTGCGCACCCAACGGATTACGCCCGTAGCGCGCCGTATCGTTCGTACATTCACGTGGACGAGTTCGAATCTCCGAAAGAATTAGCCGAATACCTTCATCGTCTGGATCGCGACGACGAGCTGTACAATTCGTATTTCCGTTGGAAGGGTACCGGCGAATTTATTAATACGTATTTTTGGTGCCGAGTTTGTGCCATGCTGCACGACGAACGACCACCGAAATTTTACAAGGATGTCAACGAATGGTGGCGAGGCGATGGCATATGCACGACGACTTCCTGGCGCGAACACGATCAGACTCGTGCAGGAAATCTGAAAACCACCTGA
- the LOC114874299 gene encoding uncharacterized protein LOC114874299: MERKQGQTIRSEARNIIRRVIKKCDEEARKGAMIYLLKQANLRASFYTGTCIRTISRIRKEDSTYREDEPLPTPGTKRPKREDKKFRCSLEDQAVIRGVIYDFYLEKKVMPTGPKILAAIREKIDFPWEIHSLYRLLQRMGFEWKKTNSIKKVLIEKPNFIAWRAKYLKAIEYYRKQNRPIIYIDETWVDNTLYFHKCWDGKEIGIMKNTNSSNRLVIIHAGGKDGFIKGAELIFESQTTPSDIHGQMNAANFEIWITEKLLLNIPPNSVVVMDNAPYHSVRLNKPPSNYSKKEDILRWLVENNIPYAQNMRKYQLLELVDRHKKLKKTFKVDEILKVHGHNALRLPPSMSDLNPIELAWSQVKKKLREKKIFVSSSSELERYIMEAINEVTQKDWQNFCEHVEKLEGDYWRKDGLVEEITDNLELPSDESESDSDESTDPED; encoded by the coding sequence ATGGAACGTAAACAGGGTCAAACAATTCGTAGTGAAGCCCGGAACATAATCCGGCGCGTAATAAAAAAGTGTGACGAAGAAGCGCGTAAAGGCGCAATGATTTATCTACTTAAGCAAGCAAATCTCCGTGCTTCGTTTTATACTGGAACATGCATTAGAACCATTAGTCGTATTCGAAAGGAGGATTCCACGTATAGAGAAGATGAACCTCTACCAACACCGGGAACGAAACGCCCGAAAAGGGAGGATAAAAAGTTTCGCTGTTCACTCGAGGATCAGGCGGTAATAAGAGGTGTTATTTATGATTTCTACTTGGAAAAAAAAGTTATGCCTACTGGTCCTAAAATATTAGCAGCGATACGTGAAAAAATCGACTTCCCCTGGGAAATACATAGTTTGTATAGATTACTGCAGCGCATGGGATTTGAGTGGAAGAAGACAAATAGCATTAAAAAGGTATTAATAGAAAAGCCAAATTTTATAGCTTGGAGAGCTAAATATCTGAAAGCAATAGAATATTATCGCAAGCAAAACAGACCTATAATTTACATTGACGAAACGTGGGTAGACAACACCTTGTACTTTCATAAATGTTGGGATGGTAAGGAAATAGGAATTATGAAAAACACAAATTCATCAAACCGTTTGGTTATTATTCACGCGGGAGGAAAGGATGGTTTTATAAAGGGGGCAGAACTGATATTTGAGTCTCAAACGACACCTAGTGACATCCACGGACAAATGAACGCagcaaattttgaaatatggaTTACCGAAAAATTACTGCTTAACATTCCTCCTAACTCCGTGGTAGTTATGGATAACGCCCCCTACCATTCAGTTCGACTAAACAAACCGCCTTCAAATTATTCCAAGAAGGAAGATATACTTCGATGGCTGGtcgaaaataatatcccataTGCACAGAATATGAGGAAATACCAACTGCTTGAGCTGGTAGATAGACacaagaaattaaagaaaacgTTTAAAGTCGATGAGATACTGAAAGTACACGGGCACAATGCCTTACGATTACCACCGAGTATGTCTGACCTGAATCCTATCGAACTGGCTTGGTCCCAggtaaagaagaaattaagagagaaaaaaatattcgtTTCATCGAGCAGTGAGCTAGAAAGATACATCATGGAGGCGATTAACGAAGTGACACAAAAAGACTGGCAGAATTTCTGTGAACACGTGGAGAAGCTCGAGGGAGACTATTGGCGAAAAGATGGATTAGTAGAAGAAATAACAGATAATTTAGAACTACCAAGTGATGAATCGGAAAGCGATTCTGATGAGAGCACAGATCCTGAAGATTAA
- the LOC114874300 gene encoding uncharacterized protein LOC114874300, with protein sequence MERKQGQTIRSEARNIIRRVIEKCDEEARKGEMIYLLKQANLRASFYTGTSIPTISRIRKEDSTYKEDEPLPTPGTKRPRSEDKKFHCSLEDQAVIRGVIHDFYLEKKIMPTGPKILAAIRKKINFPWEIHSLLKLLKRMGYEWRKTINIKKVLIEKPNFIAWRAKYLKAIEYYRKQNRPIIYINETWVDNTLYFHKCWDGKERGIMKNTNSSNRLVIIHAGGKDGFIKGAELIFESRTTPSDIHGQMNPANFEIWITEKLLPNIPANSVVVMDNAPYHSARLNEPPSNYSKKDDILRWLVENNIPHTQNMRKYQLLELVNTHKKLKKTFKIDEILKVHGHNALRLPSSMPDLNPIELAWSQVKKKLREKQIFVSSSSELERHIMVAINEVTQKDWQNFCEHVEKLEGDYWRKDGLVEEITDNFELPSAESESDSDESTDSED encoded by the coding sequence ATGGAACGTAAACAGGGTCAAACAATTCGTAGTGAAGCCCGGAACATAATCCGGCGCGTAATAGAAAAGTGTGACGAAGAAGCGCGTAAAGGCGAAATGATTTATCTACTTAAGCAAGCAAATCTCCGTGCTTCGTTTTATACTGGAACATCCATTCCAACCATTAGTCGTATCCGAAAGGAGGATTCCACGTATAAAGAAGATGAACCTCTACCAACACCGGGAACGAAACGCCCGAGAAGTGAGGATAAAAAGTTTCACTGTTCACTCGAGGACCAGGCGGTAATAAGAGGTGTTATTCATGATTTCTacttggaaaaaaaaattatgccTACTGGTCCTAAAATATTAGCAGCGATACGTAAAAAAATCAACTTCCCATGGGAAATACATAGTCTCCTTAAATTACTAAAGCGCATGGGTTATGAATGGAGGAAgactattaatattaaaaaggTATTAATTGAAAAGCCAAATTTTATAGCTTGGAGAGCTAAATATCTGAAAGCAATAGAATATTATCGCAAGCAAAACAGACCTATAATTTACATTAACGAAACATGGGTAGACAACACCTTGTATTTTCATAAATGTTGGGACGGTAAAGAAAGGGGAATTATGAAGAATACAAATTCATCGAACCGTTTGGTTATTATTCACGCGGGAGGAAAGGATGGTTTTATAAAAGGGGCAGAACTGATATTCGAGTCTCGAACGACACCTAGTGACATCCACGGACAAATGAACCCggcaaattttgaaatatggaTTACCGAAAAATTATTGCCTAACATTCCTGCAAACTCCGTGGTAGTTATGGATAACGCCCCCTACCATTCAGCTCGACTAAACGAACCGCCCTCGAATTATTCCAAGAAAGACGATATACTTCGATGGCTGGTCGAAAATAATATCCCGCATACACAGAATATGAGGAAATACCAATTGCTTGAGCTGGTAAATACACacaagaaattaaagaaaacgTTTAAAATCGATGAGATACTAAAAGTACACGGGCACAATGCCTTACGATTACCATCGAGTATGCCTGACCTGAATCCTATCGAACTGGCTTGGTCCCAggtaaagaagaaattaagagAGAAACAAATATTCGTTTCATCGAGCAGTGAGCTGGAACGACACATCATGGTGGCAATTAACGAAGTGACACAAAAAGATTGGCAGAATTTTTGTGAACACGTGGAGAAGCTTGAGGGAGACTACTGGCGAAAAGATGGATTAGTAGAAGAAATAACAGATAATTTCGAACTACCAAGTGCTGAATCGGAAAGTGATTCTGATGAGAGCACAGATTCTGAAGATTAA
- the LOC114874279 gene encoding eukaryotic translation initiation factor 1A, X-chromosomal yields MPKNKGKGGKNRRRGKNENETEKRELVFKEDGQEYAQVTKMLGNGRLEAMCFDGVKRLCHIRGKLRKKVWINQGDIILIGLRDYQNAKADVILKYTSDEARNLKTYGEFPETVRINDTVTFVEDGFDEDIEFGDEISDDDEDDVDNI; encoded by the exons ATGCCGAAGAATAAAG gaAAGGGAGGTAAAAACAGGAGAAGGGGTAAGAACGAAAATGAAACGGAAAAAAGAGAGTTGGTTTTCAAAGAAGATGGACAAG AATATGCACAAGTTACAAAAATGCTTGGGAATGGTAGGTTAGAAGCAATGTGCTTTGATGGTGTGAAACGATTATGTCACATTCGTGGAAAATTGAGGAAAAAAGTATGGATTAATCAAGGTGATATAATACTGATTGGTTTGCGAGACTATCAAAATGCAAAAGCTGATGTTATATTGAAATACACGTCAGATGAAGCacgtaatttgaaaacttatGGTGAATTCCCTGAAACTG TAAGAATCAATGACACTGTCACCTTTGTCGAAGATGGTTTTGATGAAGATATTGAATTTGGTGATGAAATTAGTGATGATGATGAAGATGATGTTGACAAT ATCTGA